One Trichomycterus rosablanca isolate fTriRos1 chromosome 12, fTriRos1.hap1, whole genome shotgun sequence DNA window includes the following coding sequences:
- the pdcl3 gene encoding phosducin-like protein 3, which yields MQDPNADTEWNDILRKKGILPPKETPKEDEEEEQIIQQQSIVKTYENMTLEELDENEDEFSEEDEIAIEMYRQKRLAEWKAKQIKNVFGEVKEISGQDYVQEVNKAGESIWVVLHLYKQGIPLCTLINQHLSTLAQKFPDTKFLKAISTTCIANYPDRNLPTIFVYHGGEMKAQFIGPLVFGGMNLKCDELEWRLAEAGAIKTELEENPRKQIQDQLISSIRCSTTNRRDSDESDDD from the exons ATGCag GACCCAAACGCAGACACAGAGTGGAATGATATTCTGAGGAAGAAGGGTATCCTTCCTCCTAAAGAAACACCAAAAGAGGATGAGGAAGAGGAGCAGATCATTCAGCAGCAGTCCATCG TGAAGACTTATGAGAACATGACTCTGGAGGAGCTGGACGAGAATGAGGATGAGTTTAGTGAGGAGGATGAAATTGCCATCGAGATGTACAG GCAGAAGAGGCTTGCTGAGTGGAAAGCAAAGCAGATAAAGAACGTGTTTGGGGAGGTAAAGGAGATTTCAGGTCAGGATTACGTGCAGGAAGTGAACAAGGCTGGAGAAAGCATCTGGGTGGTCCTGCACCTCTACAAACAAGG CATTCCCCTGTGCACATTGATCAACCAGCATCTGTCCACACTGGCACAGAAATTTCCTGATACCAAGTTCCTAAAAGCCATCTCCACCACATGCATTGCTAATTACCCTGACAGAAATCTACCCACCATTTTCGTTTATCACGGAGGAGAAATGAAGGCGCAGTTCATCGGCCCGCTCGTCTTTGGTGGAATGAACCTTAAGTGTGATG AGTTGGAGTGGCGTTTGGCCGAAGCTGGAGCCATAAAGACAGAGTTAGAGGAAAACCCAAGGAAGCAGATCCAGGATCAGCTGATTTCATCCATTCGCTGCTCAACGACCAACCGCAGGGACAGCGATGAATCTGACGACGACTGA
- the nms gene encoding neuromedin-S, which translates to MPQTILKSFPITDCKEDEYYRQGSGVQSLLCGLLWQDQNKEQIQNVFKRFLFHYSKAQNSVGTVERESHSVHPLMRLSPKFTLRRKKQQTFSRS; encoded by the exons ATGCCTCAAACTATTCTTA AAAGCTTCCCCATCACAGATTGCAAAGAAGATGAATATTACAGACAG GGTTCAGGTGTGCAGAGTTTACTGTGTGGTCTCTTGTGGCAAGACCAGAACAAG GAGCAGATCCAGAATGTCTTCAAACGG TTCTTGTTTCATTACTCTAAGGCGCAGAATTCTGTGGGCACTGTGGAGAGAGAG tcTCACTCCGTTCACCCTCTGATGCGCCTCTCACCCAAATTTACTCTGCGCAGGAAGAAACAGCAGACCTTCTCT AGAAGCTGA